The following proteins are encoded in a genomic region of Diabrotica virgifera virgifera chromosome 1, PGI_DIABVI_V3a:
- the LOC126879454 gene encoding zinc transporter 9 — MLSRNCVILSRHVLNQTVNLYEKNCFHQNAKHRIYLHKLDGKNGWRSISWTKVFFNDQSSDDLKSKNKNLQNKSDKKTKPVLEVISPELTAVKKETTVVLENVKEKSLQSENEENPKILSADSIKKLKDKIIGKGEKETEKAKSPPKKRKRIDLSAQSLERNFITPVKAMSDFLLKPSDLEVLPKTKRRSPYESEPPITVYWRKDVEAKALEIWGTHENLHRELLKRDIEKKKYQQNIFTVKRRLRDFRREMGKSADIIEDDGGLMGRSGKVVLTAVVINGTNFLFKLCAWVYTGSHSMFSECIHSLADTINQLILAYGIHKSVQIADSYHPYGYSNMKYVASLISGVGIFCVGTGLSVYHGISGLLHPTPLEDFFWAYFILCGSLVSEGATWLVAFNSIRKGAREVNMTVKEYIFRGQDPSVNVVLLEDFAAVIGVIVAAGCMGVSSVTNSPVPDALGSLLVGCILGSVASFIIYTNVAALVGRSIPEENLEKINTELERDIMIRAIHDVKGIDMGSYLVRYKAELDFDGRELTRAYLDKLELNELLEEIKGIDNIDKLEEFMLKHGENIVDMMGGEIDRIEMKLRKKHPEIRHCDLEIL; from the exons atgttaagcCGAAATTGTGTAATTCTTTCAAGACATGTTTTAAATCAGACGGTAAATTTATACGAAAAGAATTGTTTTCATCAAAATG CTAAACATCGAATCTATCTTCACAAATTGGATGGTAAAAATGGTTGGCGTTCTATATCCTGGACAAAAGTATTTTTTAATGACCAATCTTCAGACGACCTGAAAAGCAAAAACAAAAACCTTCAGAATAAAAGTGATAAAAAGACAAAGCCAGTACTGGAAGTAATTTCACCGGAACTGACTgcagttaaaaaagaaacaacagTTGTACTGGAAAATGTCAAAGAAAAGAGTCTTCAATCTGAAAATGAAGAAAATCCCAAAATATTATCTGCAGATTCAATTAAGAAGTTGAAAGATAAAATTATTGGGAAAGGagaaaaagaaacagaaaaag caaAATCTCCACCTAAGAAAAGAAAGAGGATTGATCTGTCTGCTCAATCCTTGGAAAGAAACTTCATAACACCTGTGAAGGCTATGTCTGATTTTCTCCTAAAGCCATCTGATCTAGAAGTattaccaaaaacaaaaagaaggtCCCCTTATGAGTCTGAACCACCAATAACAGTCTATTGGAGGAAAGATGTCGAAGCCAAAGCATTAGAAATATGGGGAACACATGAAAATCTTCATAGGGAACTTTTAAAGAGGGATATTGAAAagaagaaatatcaacaaa atatttttacTGTCAAAAGAAGACTTAGAGATTTCCGACGAGAAATGGGAAAATCTGCAGATATAATAGAAGATGATGGTGGATTGATGGGAAGATCTGGAAAAGTTGTTCTTACAGCAGTAGTTAT AAatggaacaaattttttatttaagttatgTGCATGGGTGTACACTGGTTCCCACAGTATGTTCTCAGAATGTATTCATTCTTTAGCAGATACAATCAACCAGCTTATTTTAGCGTATGGGATTCACAAGTCTGTTCAG attgcAGATTCCTACCATCCATATGGCTACTCCAATATGAAGTATGTAGCATCATTGATTTCAGGTGTTGGAATCTTTTGTGTAGGTACAGGATTGTCAGTTTACCATGGCATATCTGGCCTGCTTCATCCAACTCCATTGGAAGACTTCTTTTGG GCCTACTTCATCTTATGTGGTTCTCTAGTATCGGAGGGTGCCACTTGGTTAGTTGCATTTAATTCAATAAGAAAAGGTGCCAGAGAAGTCAATATGACTGTAAAGGAGTACA TTTTTAGAGGCCAAGATCCTAGTGTAAATGTTGTCTTGTTAGAAGACTTTGCCGCTGTGATTGGAGTTATAGTGGCTGCTGGTTGTATGGGGGTGTCTTCTGTAACAAATAGTCCTGTACCTGATGCTTTAGGATCACTACTTGTTGGGTGTATTTTGGGCTCTGTAGCATCTTTTATAATATACACCAATGTTGCAGCACTTGTAGGCAG ATCAATACCagaagaaaatttagaaaaaataaataccGAATTGGAGAGGGATATTATGATTAGAGCAATTCATGACGTGAAAGGCATTGATATGGGTAGTTACTTGGTACGATACAAGGCAGAGCTAGATTTTGATGGAAGGGAATTGACAAGAGCTTACTTAGATAAGCTTGAACTAAATGAACTATTAGAG gaaattaagggaattgaCAATATAGACAAACTAGAAGAATTTATGTTAAAACATGGTGAAAATATTGTAGATATGATGGGAGGTGAAATTGATCGAATAGAAATGAAACTGAGG AAAAAGCATCCAGAAATTCGGCATTGTGATCTAGAAATACTTTAG